In Nostoc piscinale CENA21, the genomic stretch TCAGCACAGGTACTCCTCAAAGCTCTGGGTTTATCTGATAACGAAATTTTTGATGCCCTCCGCCACCCAGAATATTTCCAAAAAACCATCGAAAAAGAAGGGCAATTCTCAGAAGAAGAAGCCCTGATGGAGTTGTATCGCAAACTCCGTCCTGGTGAACCACCAACCGTATTAGGTGGACAACAACTGTTAGACTCGCGTTTCTTCGACCCCAAACGCTATGACTTGGGTCGAGTGGGTCGTTATAAACTCAACAAAAAACTCCGGTTGTCAGTTCCCGATACCATGCGCGTGCTGACCCCCGGCGATATTTTAGCAGCCGTCGATTACCTCATCAACCTAGAATATGACATCGGCAGTGTTGATGACATTGATCACTTAGGTAATCGCCGTGTCAGAAGCGTAGGAGAATTGCTGCAAAATCAAGTCCGGGTAGGATTAAATCGCTTAGAGCGGATTATTCGGGAACGGATGACCGTATCTGATGCGGAAGTTTTGACACCAGCTTCCCTGGTCAATCCCAAACCCTTGGTAGCAGCAATCAAAGAATTCTTTGGTTCCAGCCAATTAAGTCAGTTCATGGATCAAACCAATCCTCTGGCAGAACTGACCCACAAACGCCGACTTTCCGCTTTAGGCCCTGGCGGTCTGACTCGTGAACGGGCGGGGTTTGCCGTGCGGGATATTCACCCCTCCCACTACGGACGGATTTGTCCCATTGAAACACCAGAAGGCCCCAACGCGGGTTTGATTGGTTCCTTAGCTACCCATGCCCGTGTCAACCAATACGGCTTTTTAGAAACGCCCTTTAGACCTGTAGAAAATGGGCGAGTCCTATTTGACGTACCGCCAGTTTACATGACCGCCGACGAAGAAGATGACCTGCGGACAGCAACAGGAGACATACCTTTAGATGAAAATGGTTACATAAAAGGGCCGCAAGTTCCAGTTCGTTATCGTCAAGATTGGGCAACCACAACACCAGAGCAGGTAGACTACGTAGCGGTTTCCCCTGTACAGATTGTATCGGTAGCGACTAGTATGATTCCCTTCTTGGAACATGACGACGCTAACCGGGCGCTAATGGGTTCTAACATGCAACGGCAAGCAGTACCTCTGCTGAAACCAGAACGTCCCTTGGTAGGAACTGGTTTGGAAGCCCAAGGTGCGAGAGACTCTGGGATGGTGATTGTCTCCCGTACTGATGGCGATGTCACCTACGTTGATGCCACAGAAATTCGTGTACGTCCCAAACCAAACGCACCGGAAATTAAGTACACCGTTTCTAAATACCAGCGTTCTAACCAAGATACTTGCTTGAACCAAAAACCCTTGGTGCGGATTGGGGAAAGAGTTGTGGCTGGACAAGTACTAGCAGATGGTTCATCTACAGAAGGTGGAGAACTGGCGTTAGGACAAAATATTATCGTCGCCTATATGCCTTGGGAAGGCTACAACTACGAAGACGCAATTTTGATTTCTGAGCGGCTGGTACAGGATGATGTTTACACTTCAATTCACATTGAAAAATATGAAATTGAGGCTAGACAAACCAAACTAGGCCCAGAAGAAATCACCAGAGAAATTCCCAACGTCGGGGAAGATGCTTTGCGCCAGTTAGATGAACAAGGCATTATCCGGATTGGGGCGTGGGTAGAATCAGGAGACATCTTAGTCGGTAAAGTTACACCCAAAGGTGAATCTGACCAACCACCAGAAGAAAAACTCTTACGTGCCATATTCGGGGAAAAAGCACGGGATGTGAGGGATAACTCCTTGCGTGTACCGAACGGTGAAAAAGGTCGCGTAGTTGATGTGCGCTTGTTCACTCGTGAACAAGGGGATGAACTGCCACCCGGAGCCAACATGGTAGTGCGGGTGTATGTCGCCCAGAAGCGGAAAATCCAAGTCGGAGACAAAATGGCGGGTCGCCACGGTAATAAAGGGATTATTTCGCGGATCTTGCCACTGGAAGACATGCCTTACTTGCCAGATGGTTCCCCAGTAGACATCGTACTCAACCCCTTGGGCGTACCCAGCCGGATGAACGTAGGGCAAGTATTTGAGTGTTTGTTGGGATGGGCTGGTCATACCTTGGGCGTGAGATTTAAGATAGTTCCCTTTGATGAAATGTATGGCGAAGAATCATCCCGCCGAATTGTGCATGGCAAATTACAAGAAGCACGGGACGAAACAGGTAGAGACTGGGTATATAACCCCGATGACCCCGGCAAAATCATGGTGTTTGATGGCCGTACCGGTGAACCTTTTGACCGACCAGTGACCGTTGGTGTGGCTTATATGCTGAAACTGGTGCATTTGGTCGATGACAAGATTCACGCTCGTTCCACAGGCCCCTACTCTTTGGTTACACAGCAACCCTTGGGTGGAAAAGCCCAACAAGGTGGTCAGCGATTCGGGGAAATGGAAGTGTGGGCGTTGGAAGCCTTTGGTGCAGCTTACACCTTGCAGGAATTGCTGACAGTGAAATCCGACGATATGCAGGGACGAAATGAAGCCTTAAATGCGATCGTTAAAGGTAAGGCAATTCCCCGACCAGGTACACCAGAATCCTTTAAGGTGTTGATGCGAGAATTGCAATCCTTGGGGTTAGATATTGCGGTTCATAAAGTAGAAACCCAAGCTGATGGTAGTTCTTTAGACGTGGAAGTTGATTTAATGGCAGACCAGTCAGCCAGACGCACACCACCACGCCCAACTTACGAATCTCTCTCCCGTGAATCGTTAGACGACGACGAGTAGAAAGTACTAAGTGCTGAGTGTTGGGTGCTGAGTATTCAACATCTCAGTATTCGCACTCACAGCTTAGACATCTCTCTCGATTGATTACTTTTAACTGAATACTTTACTTATAACTCAACACTTAAGTATGAGAGCAGCCCAAACTAATCAGTTTGACTACGTAAAAATCGGTTTGGCATCACCAGAACGCATTCGGCAATGGGGCGAACGCACCCTACCCAATGGTCAATTAGTAGGTGAAGTCACCAAACCAGAAACGATTAACTACCGGACTTTAAAACCAGAGATGGATGGCTTATTTTGTGAGCGCATCTTTGGCCCGGCAAAAGATTGGGAATGTCACTGTGGTAAGTACAAGAGAGTCCGCCACAGAGGGATTGTTTGTGAACGCTGTGGTGTAGAAGTCACCGAATCTAGAGTACGCCGCCACCGGATGGGGTATATCAAACTGGCTGCACCAGTCGCTCACGTTTGGTATCTCAAAGGTATACCCAGCTATATTGCCATCCTGTTGGACATGCCTTTGCGGGATGTAGAACAAATAGTGTATTTCAACTCTTATGTTGTTCTCAGCCCTGGCAATGCCGAAACTTTAACTTATAAGCAACTACTGAGTGAAGACCAGTGGTTGGAAATAGAAGACCAAATTTACAGCGAAGATTCTACCTTACAAGGGGTAGAAGTGGGCATTGGTGCAGAAGCACTGCTGCGTTTGTTAGCTGATATTAATTTAGAGCAAGAAGCAGAAAGTTTGCGGGAAGAAATTAGTACAGCTAAAGGTCAAAAACGCGCCAAGCTGATTAAGCGGCTGCGGGTAATTGACAACTTCATTGCGACTGGTTCTAAACCAGAGTGGATGGTGATGACCGTCATCCCCGTGATTCCGCCAGATTTGCGCCCAATGGTGCAACTTGATGGTGGACGGTTTGCAACCAGCGACTTGAATGATTTATACAGACGTGTAATCAACCGCAACAACCGACTGGCACGCCTACAGGAGATTTTGGCACCAGAAATTATTGTGCGGAACGAAAAGCGGATGCTGCAAGAAGCGGTAGACGCGCTGATTGATAACGGTCGTCGGGGTCGGACGGTAGTTGGTGCTAATAACCGCCCACTAAAATCTTTGTCTGACATTATTGAAGGTAAGCAAGGACGTTTCCGGCAAAACTTGTTAGGTAAACGAGTTGACTACTCTGGACGGTCGGTAATTGTGGTGGGGCCGAAACTGAATATTCACCAGTGTGGCTTACCAAGAGAAATGGCCATTGAGCTATTTCAACCATTTGTGATTAACCGCTTAATTCGTAGCGGGATGGTGAATAACATTAAGGCTGCCAAGAAGCTGATATCGCGGAATGATCCCAGTGTTTGGGATGTGCTGGAAGAGGTGATCGAAGGACACCCAGTGATGCTCAACCGCGCACCCACACTACACCGTTTGGGGATTCAAGCTTTTGAACCAATTTTAGTGGAAGGGCGAGCCATTCAATTACATCCACTGGTTTGTCCGGCGTTTAACGCTGACTTCGACGGCGACCAAATGGCGGTACACGTACCCCTGTCCTTAGAAAGTCAAGCGGAAGCAAGATTGTTGATGTTGGCTTCTAATAATATTCTGTCGCCAGCTACAGGTAAACCAATCATTACACCTAGCCAAGATATGGTATTGGGGGCTTACTACCTGACCGCCGAAAACCCCCATGCTACCAAAGGTGCTGGTAAGTACTTTGCTTCCCTCGAAGATGTAATTATGGCTTTTGAGCAACAGCAAATAGACTTACACGCCTATATCTACGTGCGGTTTGATGGTGAGGTTGAATCAGATCAACCTGATACAGAACCCTTGGAAGTTACTAATAACGATGACGGTACCCGGACATTACTGTATAAGTTCCGCCGAGTCCGAGAAGATTCCCAAGGAAATTTGATTTCTCAGTACATACGCACAACACCTGGCCGCGTCATTTACAACAAGGCAATTCAGGAAGCACTAGTAAGTTAAAAGTAAAAAGGCAAAAAGCAAAAGAAAAAAGTAATTTTACCTTTTTACTTTTGCCTTTTGACTTCTATTGACTAAGGACGAATGACTAATGACTAACGAAAAAAAAAGTTTTTCGCAATCGCGTAGTTGATAAAGGTCAACTGAGAAATTTGATTTCTTGGGCGTTTACCAACTACGGTACGGCGCGAACCGCAGTGATGGCGGACAAACTCAAAGATTTAGGCTTCCGCTACGCTACTAGAGCTGGGGTTTCCATCAGTGTGGATGATTTGATGGTACCACCGAGTAAGCGCAGTCTTTTAGAAGCTGCCGAAGAAGAAATTCGGGCGACAGAAGCTCGTTATCAACGGGGCGAAATTACAGAAGTAGAACGTTTCCAAAAAGTAATTGACACTTGGAACGGTACGAGTGAAGCTCTCAAAGATGAGGTGGTGGTTCACTTCAAGAAAACCAATCCCCTCAACTCTGTGTACATGATGGCGTTTTCGGGAGCGCGGGGTAATATTTCCCAAGTCCGTCAGTTGGTAGGGATGCGGGGACTGATGGCAGATCCTCAAGGGGAAATTATTGACTTACCAATAAAACCAACTTCCGGGAAGGTTTGACCGTTACAGAGTACATTATTTCTTCTTACGGTGCGCGGAAAGGCTTGGTAGATACGGCGCTACGGACGGCTGACTCTGGTTATTTGACTCGCCGTCTGGTGGACGTGTCCCAGGATGTGATTATTCGGGAATTTGATTGCGGTACTACCAGAGGTATTCCGATCAAAGCCATGACTGAAGGTAGCAAAACCTTGATTCCTCTGGCGACTCGTTTGATGGGACGGGTGATTGGCGAGGATGTCGTACATCCGACTACTGGCGAAATTATTGCACCCCGGAATACTCCGGTTTCTGATGACTTAGCGAAAGAAATTCAAAAATCTGGGGTGAAAGAGGTGGTGGTGCGATCGCCTCTGACCTGTGAAGCCGCCCGTTCTGTATGTCAACATTGCTACGGCTGGAGTTTGGCGCACGCCAAGATGGTAGACCTGGGCGAAGCTGTGGGAATCATTGCGGCGCAAAGTATCGGTGAACCCGGTACGCAGCTGACCATGCGGACATTCCACACTGGTGGGGTATTCACTGGGGAAGTTGCTCAACAAGTGCGCTCCAAGATGGCTGGGACAGTCAAGATTCCGCGCAAGTTGCGGACAAGACCCTACCGTACCCGCCACGGTGAAGATGCTTTGTATGTAGAAGCAAACGGCATCTTAATTTTAGAACCTAAAAAAGAAGGTGGCGAAACCCCCGTTAACCAAGAAATTCAAGTTACCCAAGGTTCCACACTATACATCACTGATGGTCAACAGGTAAAACAAGGTCAGTTATTGGCAGAAGTCGCCATTGGGGGACGGACTACCCGCACCAACACTGAAAAAGCGGTGAAAGATGTGGCCTCGGACTTAGCTGGAGAAGTGAAATTTGCCGATGTGGTGGCGGAACAAAAAACCGACCGTCAAGGTAACACCACAACCACAGCCGCTAGAGGTGGTTTGATTTGGATTTTATCTGGGGAAGTTTATAACTTACCCCCTGGTGCAGAATTGGTCGTGAATAATGGCGATCGCATCGATAGCAACGGTGTGTTAGCGGAAACTAAACTCACCAGTCAACATGGTGGGGTAGTGCGTTTACCAGAAGCTACCCCCGGCAAGAGTACCAGAGAAATTGAAATTATTACCGCTTCGGTAGTGTTAGACCAAGCAGCCGTTACTGTTAACAGTTCTCAAGGACGGAACAATTACTTAATTACCACCGGAAACAACCAGGAATTTAACCTGCGGGCTACACCAGGCACAAAAGTGCAGAATGGTCAAGTAGTTGCGGAATTAATTGATGACCGCTATCGCACAACCACTGGTGGCTTTTTGAAATTCGCTGGACTAGAAGTCCAGAAGAAAGGCAAAGCCAAACAAGGTTATGAAGTGGTACAGGGCGGTACAATCCTGTGGATTCCCGAAGAAACCCACGAAGTTAATAAAGATATCTCGCTGCTGTTGGTAGAAGATGGTCAGTTTGTCGAAGCAGGTTCTGAAGTCGTCAAAGATATCTTCTGTCAAAACAGTGGTGTCGTCGAAGTCACCCAGAAAAATGACATTCTGCGGGAAGTGGTAATTAAACCCGGCGAACTGCTGATGGTGGATGATCCTGAAGCGGTGATTGGGCGAGATAACACCTTTGTCCAGCCTGGAGAAGAACTGTTGGGACAAACCTTTACCGAGTTGCGCTACATCCAGTATGTAGAATCTCCAGAAGGCCCAGCATTGTTAAGCCGTCCTGTAGTAGAATTCGCTGTACCTAATACTCCAGATGTGCCTTCGACAACATCTGTAAGTCAGCAAACCGGACGTTCAATTCAATTACGCGCCGTACAGCGCCTACCTTACAAAGATTCTGAGCGTGTCAAATCTGTAGAGGGTGTTGAGCTACTACGGACTCAGCTAGTGTTAGAAATTGAGCAAGAAGGCGAACAAGACCACAATGCTTCTCCATTAGCTGCCGATATTGAATTGATTCCTGACGCAGAAGATTCAGAAATCCAACGCTTGCAGCTAGTGATTTTGGAGTCATTAGTAATTCGCCGTGACATTGTAGCTGATGCTACCCAAGGTAGTACCCAAACTAGTTTGGAAGTTAAAGATGGTGACACGATTGCACCTAGTGCTGTAGTCGCACGTACCCAAATCTTGTGTAAAGAAGGTGGGATTGTGCGTGGTGTTCAAAAAGGAACAGAAGCAGTACGTCGTTGCTTAGTATTGCGTCACAGCGATATGAACACTGTGACAACGACTGCACAACCGAAAGTGAAAGTCGGCAATTTGCTGGTAGAAGGTGCAGAAATAGCCCCTGGTGTATTTGCGGAAGAATCTGGGGAAGTTGTAGAAGTGAAGAATGCGGCTCCCGCCTCTGCTGGTGATGAATCAGCACTCAGTACTCAGAACTATAGTGTAACGATTCGCTCTGGTCGTCCTTACCGCGTCAGTCCTGGTGCGGTGTTGCAAATAGAAGACGGCGATTTGGTACAGCGTGGTGATAACTTAGTGCTGTTGGTCTTTGAACGAGCTAAAACTGGAGACATCATTCAAGGTTTGCCACGGATTGAAGAACTTCTGGAAGCTCGTAAACCAAAAGAAGCTTGTATTTTGGTACGCCGTGGGGGAGAAGTTAAGGTTGTTTATGGTGATGGTGATGAAGCGATCGCTGTGAAGATCGTTGAATCCAATGGTGTAGTCAGCGACTATCCCCTTGGCCCTGGGCAAAATTTGATTGTTCCCGACGGTTCTCATGTGGCCGCCGGACAACCAATCACAGATGGCCCCTCCAATCCCCACGAAATTCTGGAAATCTTCTTCAGTTTGGGTTCTGAGGATGGAGTCTACGCTTGCGCCAGCCATGCACTACAGAAAGTGCAAACATTCTTAGTCAACGAAGTGCAGTTAGTGTATCAGTCCCAAGGTATTGATATCGCCGACAAACACATTGAAGTGATTGTCCGCCAGATGACCAACAAAGTGCGGATTGATGATGGTGGTGATACTACTATGCTTCCTGGTGAGTTGGTGGAACTGCGCCAAGTTGAACAAGTTAACGAAGCAATGGCCATTACAGGTGGTGCGAGGGCGCAATATACACCAGTATTGTTAGGTATCACCAAAGCATCCTTGAATACAGACAGCTTTATCTCGGCTGCATCCTTCCAAGAAACAACACGGGTATTGACGGAAGCAGCAATTGAAGGTAAATCTGACTGGCTGCGGGGTCTGAAAGAGAACGTGATTATCGGACGCTTGATTCCGGCGGGTACTGGG encodes the following:
- the rpoB gene encoding DNA-directed RNA polymerase subunit beta; the protein is MNNDKYMEPAFLLPDLIEIQRSSFRWFLEEGLIEELNSFSPITDYTGKLELHFLGQNYKLKEPKYSVEEAKRRDSTYAVQMYVPTRLLNKETGDIKEQEVFIGDLPLMTDRGTFIINGAERVIVNQIVRSPGVYYKSEIDKNGRRTYSASLIPNRGAWLKFETDRNDLVWVRIDKTRKLSAQVLLKALGLSDNEIFDALRHPEYFQKTIEKEGQFSEEEALMELYRKLRPGEPPTVLGGQQLLDSRFFDPKRYDLGRVGRYKLNKKLRLSVPDTMRVLTPGDILAAVDYLINLEYDIGSVDDIDHLGNRRVRSVGELLQNQVRVGLNRLERIIRERMTVSDAEVLTPASLVNPKPLVAAIKEFFGSSQLSQFMDQTNPLAELTHKRRLSALGPGGLTRERAGFAVRDIHPSHYGRICPIETPEGPNAGLIGSLATHARVNQYGFLETPFRPVENGRVLFDVPPVYMTADEEDDLRTATGDIPLDENGYIKGPQVPVRYRQDWATTTPEQVDYVAVSPVQIVSVATSMIPFLEHDDANRALMGSNMQRQAVPLLKPERPLVGTGLEAQGARDSGMVIVSRTDGDVTYVDATEIRVRPKPNAPEIKYTVSKYQRSNQDTCLNQKPLVRIGERVVAGQVLADGSSTEGGELALGQNIIVAYMPWEGYNYEDAILISERLVQDDVYTSIHIEKYEIEARQTKLGPEEITREIPNVGEDALRQLDEQGIIRIGAWVESGDILVGKVTPKGESDQPPEEKLLRAIFGEKARDVRDNSLRVPNGEKGRVVDVRLFTREQGDELPPGANMVVRVYVAQKRKIQVGDKMAGRHGNKGIISRILPLEDMPYLPDGSPVDIVLNPLGVPSRMNVGQVFECLLGWAGHTLGVRFKIVPFDEMYGEESSRRIVHGKLQEARDETGRDWVYNPDDPGKIMVFDGRTGEPFDRPVTVGVAYMLKLVHLVDDKIHARSTGPYSLVTQQPLGGKAQQGGQRFGEMEVWALEAFGAAYTLQELLTVKSDDMQGRNEALNAIVKGKAIPRPGTPESFKVLMRELQSLGLDIAVHKVETQADGSSLDVEVDLMADQSARRTPPRPTYESLSRESLDDDE
- a CDS encoding DNA-directed RNA polymerase subunit gamma, which encodes MRAAQTNQFDYVKIGLASPERIRQWGERTLPNGQLVGEVTKPETINYRTLKPEMDGLFCERIFGPAKDWECHCGKYKRVRHRGIVCERCGVEVTESRVRRHRMGYIKLAAPVAHVWYLKGIPSYIAILLDMPLRDVEQIVYFNSYVVLSPGNAETLTYKQLLSEDQWLEIEDQIYSEDSTLQGVEVGIGAEALLRLLADINLEQEAESLREEISTAKGQKRAKLIKRLRVIDNFIATGSKPEWMVMTVIPVIPPDLRPMVQLDGGRFATSDLNDLYRRVINRNNRLARLQEILAPEIIVRNEKRMLQEAVDALIDNGRRGRTVVGANNRPLKSLSDIIEGKQGRFRQNLLGKRVDYSGRSVIVVGPKLNIHQCGLPREMAIELFQPFVINRLIRSGMVNNIKAAKKLISRNDPSVWDVLEEVIEGHPVMLNRAPTLHRLGIQAFEPILVEGRAIQLHPLVCPAFNADFDGDQMAVHVPLSLESQAEARLLMLASNNILSPATGKPIITPSQDMVLGAYYLTAENPHATKGAGKYFASLEDVIMAFEQQQIDLHAYIYVRFDGEVESDQPDTEPLEVTNNDDGTRTLLYKFRRVREDSQGNLISQYIRTTPGRVIYNKAIQEALVS